From one Thalassobaculum sp. OXR-137 genomic stretch:
- a CDS encoding chaperone modulator CbpM has product MSLSEHDVVAQVGRISVRRLRLWVRRGWVAPSMGSEGPVFDALDVARVTLLCQLKDDCGLSDDALPLVLSLMDQLYGTRRELKLLLDAVDRLPEDMRQAVHRVHRRR; this is encoded by the coding sequence ATGAGCCTGAGCGAACATGATGTCGTGGCCCAGGTCGGCCGGATCAGCGTGCGGCGGCTGCGGCTATGGGTGCGCCGGGGCTGGGTGGCGCCGTCGATGGGATCGGAGGGGCCGGTCTTCGACGCGCTCGACGTGGCCCGGGTGACCCTGCTGTGCCAGCTCAAGGACGATTGCGGGTTGAGCGACGACGCGCTGCCCTTGGTGCTGTCCCTGATGGATCAGCTCTATGGCACCCGGCGCGAGCTCAAGCTGCTGCTCGACGCCGTCGACCGGCTGCCGGAAGACATGCGGCAGGCCGTGCACCGAGTTCATCGCCGCCGGTAG
- a CDS encoding ABC transporter ATP-binding protein: MTVLVDVQNLTRRFTVGRTVPIVGTRRVVTAAHDVSFQIHEGETLGLVGESGCGKSTIGKLVLGLLPPSGGSVRYRGSEVSARRGSAEWRQMRRQMQMVFQNPFGALNPRLTIGTQIAEILTTHEIGDPADRPQRMAELLQSVGLETHMLERYPHQMSGGQLQRAVIARALAVSPSFIVCDEAVAALDVSIQAQVVNLLLDLQERLGLTYLFISHDLGIVRHICDRVVVMYLGRMVETGPTAEVFSSPRHPYTRALIAAAPQPDPRLRKRGAPLEGDPPSPLNPPSGCVFHTRCPMATAECARTVPTLRSFGAGHTVACHHADKVVTAGEATQAPEVRRSALAG; the protein is encoded by the coding sequence ATGACAGTCCTGGTCGATGTCCAGAACCTGACCCGCCGCTTCACCGTCGGCCGGACGGTGCCGATCGTCGGGACCCGCCGCGTGGTGACCGCCGCACATGACGTGTCGTTCCAGATCCACGAGGGCGAGACCCTGGGCCTGGTCGGCGAGAGCGGCTGCGGCAAATCGACGATCGGCAAGCTCGTTCTCGGGCTGCTGCCGCCGAGCGGCGGATCGGTGCGGTACCGCGGCAGCGAGGTCTCCGCCCGGCGGGGCAGTGCCGAATGGCGCCAGATGCGCCGGCAGATGCAGATGGTGTTCCAGAACCCGTTCGGCGCTTTGAATCCACGCCTGACCATCGGAACCCAGATCGCGGAGATTCTGACGACCCATGAGATCGGCGATCCGGCCGACCGTCCCCAGCGGATGGCCGAACTGCTGCAGTCGGTGGGGCTGGAGACCCATATGCTGGAGCGCTACCCGCACCAGATGTCCGGCGGCCAGTTGCAGCGCGCGGTGATCGCCCGGGCGCTCGCGGTTTCGCCCAGCTTCATCGTCTGCGACGAGGCCGTCGCCGCCCTCGACGTCTCGATCCAGGCCCAGGTGGTCAACCTGCTGCTCGACCTGCAGGAGCGGCTCGGCCTCACCTACCTGTTCATCTCCCACGATCTCGGCATCGTGCGGCATATCTGCGACCGGGTCGTGGTCATGTATCTCGGCCGCATGGTCGAGACCGGGCCGACCGCCGAGGTGTTCTCCTCGCCCCGGCACCCCTATACCCGCGCGCTGATCGCCGCCGCGCCCCAGCCCGACCCCCGGCTCCGCAAGCGCGGCGCCCCGCTGGAGGGCGATCCGCCCAGCCCGCTGAACCCGCCGTCCGGCTGCGTCTTCCACACCCGCTGCCCGATGGCGACGGCGGAATGCGCCCGTACGGTGCCGACCCTGCGATCCTTCGGCGCCGGCCACACCGTCGCCTGCCACCATGCCGACAAAGTAGTGACGGCCGGCGAGGCGACCCAGGCGCCTGAGGTTCGCCGGTCCGCCTTGGCCGGCTGA
- a CDS encoding ABC transporter ATP-binding protein: MSDLAPLDPPAVPTIHAERRAVPPLLRVSGLRVGFTAADGSETTVAVDGVDLEVGAGRTLGLVGESGSGKSVSCLSILRLLPERGRILSGRIRFDGRDLTDLSQREMQDLRGGDVAMIFQDPMSSLNPVKRVGWQIAEALHLHEGLSMQAAHERAIEMLRLVAIPDPASRARSFPHQLSGGMCQRVMIAMALACKPRLLIADEPTTALDVTIQAQILDLVRRLASETGTAVILVTHDLAVVAETADDVAVMYAGRVVETGPVEQIFEAPRHPYTWGLLRSLPGRAGVSRRLPLIEGSVPAPRDYPNGCRFAPRCPRASDRCRSISPPLAATEGAAGGVACHHPLTGEAS, encoded by the coding sequence ATGAGCGACCTCGCCCCCCTGGACCCCCCCGCCGTCCCGACGATCCATGCCGAGCGCCGGGCGGTTCCGCCGCTGCTCCGGGTTTCCGGCCTGCGTGTCGGGTTCACCGCCGCCGACGGCAGCGAGACCACGGTGGCCGTCGACGGCGTCGACCTAGAGGTGGGTGCGGGCCGCACCCTCGGTCTGGTCGGGGAGAGCGGGTCCGGCAAGTCGGTCTCCTGCCTGTCCATCCTGCGCCTGCTGCCGGAACGCGGGCGGATCCTGTCCGGGCGCATCCGCTTCGACGGCCGCGACCTGACGGATCTCAGCCAGCGCGAGATGCAGGACCTGCGCGGCGGCGACGTGGCGATGATCTTCCAGGACCCAATGTCGTCCCTCAACCCGGTCAAACGGGTCGGTTGGCAGATCGCCGAGGCGCTCCACCTGCATGAGGGCCTCTCCATGCAGGCCGCCCATGAGCGGGCAATCGAAATGCTGCGCCTCGTGGCCATTCCCGATCCGGCGTCGCGCGCCCGCAGCTTTCCCCACCAGCTTTCCGGCGGCATGTGCCAGCGGGTGATGATCGCCATGGCGCTGGCCTGCAAGCCGCGCCTGCTCATCGCAGACGAGCCGACCACCGCCCTGGACGTCACCATCCAGGCGCAGATCCTGGATCTGGTGCGCCGCCTGGCGAGCGAGACCGGAACCGCCGTGATCCTCGTCACCCATGACCTGGCCGTGGTCGCGGAGACCGCCGACGACGTGGCGGTGATGTATGCCGGGCGGGTGGTGGAGACCGGTCCGGTCGAGCAGATCTTCGAAGCGCCCCGTCACCCCTATACCTGGGGCCTTCTGCGCTCGCTGCCGGGCCGGGCCGGCGTCAGCCGCCGGTTGCCGCTGATCGAAGGCTCGGTGCCGGCACCCCGAGACTATCCGAACGGCTGCCGATTTGCGCCGCGCTGCCCGCGGGCGAGCGACCGCTGCCGATCCATCTCGCCGCCGCTCGCCGCCACCGAGGGGGCCGCCGGCGGCGTGGCCTGCCATCATCCGCTCACCGGAGAGGCCTCATGA
- a CDS encoding ABC transporter permease: MFMLISAKALRAVATLLLVVTAVFFILRASGDPTYVLLPDDTPQHIVEIYKERWGIDRPVYEQYVTYIGSLLQGDFGVSFFDFKPAIDLVLERLPKTLQLGLVAYTGAVVFGVTLGVIAALNRNTIVDRLVMVTAVFGYSMPNFFFGLLLIIFLSLQLRWLPPSGSDTWAHMVMPAVTLGLAAAAQIARFTRSSILEVIRQSYIRTARAKGASYGRRIRWHALPNAAIPTVTVLGFQFGLMIGGTVVIETVFAWPGMGRLFYQAVGARDYAVVQTIILLIAASIILVNLAVDLLYAVLDPRVRIAPEKL; encoded by the coding sequence ATGTTCATGCTGATATCCGCGAAGGCGCTGCGCGCAGTCGCGACGCTTCTGCTCGTCGTCACCGCGGTGTTCTTCATCCTGCGCGCCTCGGGAGACCCGACCTACGTCCTGCTGCCGGACGACACCCCGCAACACATCGTCGAAATCTATAAGGAGCGCTGGGGCATCGACCGGCCGGTCTACGAACAGTACGTGACCTATATCGGCTCGCTGCTTCAGGGCGATTTCGGGGTCAGCTTCTTCGACTTCAAGCCGGCGATCGATCTGGTGCTCGAGCGCCTGCCCAAGACGCTGCAGCTCGGACTGGTCGCCTATACCGGCGCCGTCGTCTTCGGCGTCACCCTCGGGGTGATCGCCGCGCTGAACCGGAACACGATCGTCGACCGGCTGGTGATGGTGACGGCCGTGTTCGGCTATTCGATGCCGAACTTCTTCTTCGGGCTGCTGCTGATCATCTTCCTGTCGCTGCAGCTCAGATGGCTGCCGCCCTCCGGGTCGGATACCTGGGCCCATATGGTGATGCCGGCGGTGACCCTCGGTCTCGCTGCCGCCGCCCAGATCGCCCGGTTCACCCGATCCTCCATCCTGGAAGTGATCCGCCAGTCCTATATCCGCACGGCCCGGGCCAAGGGCGCCTCCTACGGTCGCCGCATCCGCTGGCACGCGCTGCCCAACGCGGCGATCCCGACCGTCACCGTGCTCGGCTTCCAGTTCGGCCTGATGATCGGCGGCACGGTCGTCATCGAGACCGTCTTCGCCTGGCCCGGCATGGGCCGCCTGTTCTACCAGGCGGTCGGCGCCCGGGACTACGCGGTGGTGCAGACCATCATCCTGCTCATCGCCGCGAGCATCATCCTGGTCAATCTGGCGGTCGATCTCCTCTACGCGGTGCTCGACCCGCGCGTCCGCATCGCTCCCGAAAAGCTCTGA
- a CDS encoding ABC transporter substrate-binding protein: MRFPKIRLPKPALRLAVALAAVLAPAPLVAASDALADDRPSLTIAMPNINRGSYGAYDASNYASRIVHNLYDNVIKRDWLSKPDGTGTDLVPGLAVSWTRTAPTLWEIKIRHGVKFHDGSEMTAEDVAFTLSPERRKIRPFGLGEPIIRAEAVDADTVVVETDGPDAAFEHRLATRIGKVVPKAVYTKLGHPAFAADPIGTGPYYIAEKSEDTIVLKAFDAYWGGRPPLSTITYKAVPEISARIAGLITGEFDIVTSIPPQQAELVDREDGFHTQASLLENVQLIMFTTDKRKDPATAQTTNKLIRQAIVHATDRALIAKRLWNGLTYVPEGFSFPEYGQYHVPQNPRPYDVAKARDLLKQAGYDGSPIKLAMVGGYYVNMDQAVQVMQQMWTEAGLNVELSIQENWAQMNPRTQWDAFPISANFNFPDPAAPMWAYWGAEQGPHRRQQMWAPPQRFLDLGKVLESSLVPEERKAAFAEMVEIWEEEVPAMLLYRPVEIYGVRDDLKWQNYGMYWMDFRDYNVSFPGH; this comes from the coding sequence ATGAGATTCCCCAAGATCCGGCTGCCGAAACCGGCGCTGCGCCTGGCCGTAGCCCTGGCGGCCGTACTTGCCCCCGCCCCGCTCGTCGCCGCCTCGGACGCGCTGGCCGACGACCGGCCGTCGCTCACCATCGCCATGCCGAACATCAACCGCGGCAGCTACGGCGCCTATGACGCGTCCAACTACGCCTCGCGGATCGTCCACAACCTCTACGACAACGTGATCAAGCGCGACTGGCTGTCCAAGCCGGACGGCACCGGGACCGACCTGGTCCCCGGGCTGGCGGTGTCCTGGACGCGCACGGCGCCGACCCTGTGGGAGATCAAGATCCGCCACGGGGTGAAGTTCCACGACGGCTCGGAGATGACGGCCGAGGACGTCGCCTTCACCCTGTCGCCGGAACGCCGCAAGATCCGGCCGTTCGGGCTCGGCGAGCCGATCATCCGCGCCGAAGCCGTCGATGCCGACACGGTGGTGGTGGAGACCGACGGCCCAGACGCGGCCTTCGAGCACCGGCTGGCCACCCGTATCGGCAAGGTCGTGCCCAAGGCCGTCTACACCAAGCTGGGCCACCCGGCCTTCGCCGCCGATCCGATCGGCACCGGCCCGTACTACATCGCCGAGAAGTCCGAGGACACCATTGTCCTCAAGGCGTTCGACGCCTACTGGGGCGGCCGTCCGCCGCTGTCGACCATAACCTACAAGGCGGTGCCGGAGATCTCGGCCCGGATCGCCGGACTGATCACCGGGGAGTTCGACATCGTCACCTCGATCCCGCCGCAGCAGGCCGAACTGGTCGACCGCGAAGACGGCTTCCACACCCAGGCCTCGCTGCTGGAGAACGTCCAGCTCATCATGTTCACGACCGACAAGCGCAAGGATCCGGCGACGGCGCAGACCACCAACAAGCTGATCCGTCAGGCGATCGTCCACGCAACCGACCGGGCGCTGATCGCCAAGCGGCTGTGGAACGGACTGACCTACGTGCCCGAGGGCTTCAGCTTCCCGGAATACGGCCAGTACCATGTCCCTCAGAACCCGAGGCCCTACGACGTCGCCAAGGCCCGGGATCTGCTGAAGCAGGCCGGCTACGACGGCAGCCCGATCAAGCTGGCCATGGTAGGCGGCTACTACGTCAACATGGATCAGGCGGTCCAGGTGATGCAGCAGATGTGGACCGAGGCTGGTCTGAACGTCGAGCTGTCGATCCAGGAGAACTGGGCGCAGATGAACCCGCGCACCCAGTGGGACGCCTTCCCGATCTCCGCCAACTTCAACTTCCCGGACCCGGCAGCACCCATGTGGGCCTATTGGGGCGCCGAGCAGGGACCGCACCGCCGCCAGCAGATGTGGGCGCCGCCCCAGCGCTTCCTCGACCTGGGCAAGGTGCTGGAATCCAGCCTCGTGCCCGAGGAACGCAAGGCCGCCTTCGCCGAGATGGTCGAGATCTGGGAGGAGGAAGTGCCCGCCATGCTGCTCTACCGCCCGGTCGAGATCTACGGCGTCCGCGACGACCTCAAGTGGCAGAACTACGGCATGTATTGGATGGATTTCCGCGACTACAACGTGTCCTTCCCCGGCCACTGA
- a CDS encoding ABC transporter permease produces MAQAQSEMSALPQQAASQRGAVIQHPPGWRRRMGLDRPWIVIVAGAYLAFVVLVAIFAPLLQPYDHAQQDLFEIRNPPVFMGGDWRYILGTDDLGRDVLSRVIYGTKISVAIAVIGTGIGAVLGSFLGIVAAHFRGWADEIIMMLVDAQSSLPFIIFALAVLAFFSGNFAVLVIVVGIDGWERYARLARGMALSSGQATYIEAVSSLGVSTWKLYARHLLPNILPALMIQFTINLPGTILLETSLSFLGLGVQPPMTSLGQMLGYGRDYLLQAPWIAVIPGMTIFFITLSVSILGDWLRDHLDPSLR; encoded by the coding sequence ATGGCGCAGGCTCAATCCGAGATGTCGGCATTGCCGCAACAGGCGGCGTCCCAGCGGGGCGCGGTGATCCAGCATCCGCCCGGCTGGCGGCGAAGGATGGGGTTGGACAGGCCCTGGATCGTCATCGTCGCCGGCGCCTATCTGGCATTCGTGGTGCTGGTCGCCATATTCGCCCCGCTGCTGCAGCCCTACGATCACGCGCAGCAGGACCTGTTCGAGATCCGCAATCCGCCGGTCTTCATGGGCGGCGACTGGCGCTACATCCTGGGCACCGACGATCTCGGTCGCGACGTGCTCAGCCGGGTGATCTACGGCACCAAGATCTCGGTGGCGATCGCGGTGATCGGCACCGGCATCGGCGCGGTGCTCGGCTCCTTCCTCGGCATCGTCGCCGCCCATTTCCGCGGCTGGGCGGACGAGATCATCATGATGCTCGTGGACGCCCAGTCGTCGCTGCCCTTCATCATCTTCGCGCTCGCCGTGTTGGCGTTCTTCTCCGGGAATTTCGCCGTGCTCGTCATCGTCGTCGGCATCGACGGGTGGGAGCGCTACGCGCGCCTCGCCCGCGGCATGGCCCTGTCCAGCGGCCAGGCGACCTATATCGAGGCGGTCAGTTCGCTCGGCGTGTCGACCTGGAAGCTCTACGCCCGCCACCTGCTGCCCAACATCCTGCCGGCGCTGATGATCCAGTTCACCATCAACCTGCCGGGGACGATCCTGCTGGAGACCTCGCTCAGCTTCCTCGGCCTCGGCGTCCAGCCGCCGATGACCAGCCTCGGCCAGATGCTCGGCTACGGCCGCGACTACCTGCTGCAGGCGCCGTGGATCGCGGTGATCCCGGGCATGACGATCTTCTTCATCACCCTGTCGGTCTCGATTCTCGGCGACTGGCTGCGCGACCATCTGGACCCGAGCCTGAGATGA
- a CDS encoding isopenicillin N synthase family dioxygenase, which translates to MAQTSGMEIPTIDIGPFLSGDPAGRDAVARAVAEACKTVGFLVISGHGLPQETLSRAISLGMDFFDLPQAEKDRFHPTGAARQRGYHRVATRNLGATLGAKTPPDLRESIFLGPVDDHSAHYAALADAETAYAGNTIPDVPAGFDAALVDLYRAFERLSRDMMRITARALDQDEDGFAALLDRHFSVFGMHHYPMLATPPEPGQLRAGAHTDFGAMTLLATTEGRGGLEVQMADGRWVPVLPKAGELVVNLGDMMQRWTNDRWVSTLHRVVVPDTGDAQSRRMSIGYFVHPNFDAEIRCVPTCLRDGEGARYPTITAGEHIRRKIDASHKAA; encoded by the coding sequence GTGGCGCAGACGAGTGGCATGGAGATCCCGACCATCGATATCGGACCGTTCCTGTCCGGCGACCCTGCCGGCCGCGACGCGGTCGCTCGCGCGGTGGCCGAGGCGTGCAAGACGGTCGGCTTCCTGGTGATCTCCGGTCACGGCCTGCCCCAGGAGACCCTGTCCCGGGCGATTTCGCTGGGCATGGACTTCTTCGACCTGCCCCAGGCGGAGAAGGACCGCTTCCATCCCACCGGTGCGGCGCGGCAGCGCGGCTATCACCGGGTGGCGACGCGCAACCTCGGCGCCACCCTGGGGGCGAAGACCCCGCCGGACCTGCGGGAATCCATCTTCCTCGGCCCGGTGGACGACCACAGCGCCCATTATGCCGCCCTGGCCGATGCCGAGACCGCCTATGCCGGCAATACCATTCCCGATGTTCCGGCCGGCTTCGACGCGGCGCTGGTCGACCTCTACCGGGCGTTCGAGCGGCTGTCGCGGGACATGATGCGGATCACCGCCCGGGCGCTGGATCAGGACGAGGACGGATTCGCCGCCCTGCTGGACCGGCACTTTTCCGTGTTCGGCATGCATCACTATCCGATGCTCGCCACCCCGCCGGAGCCGGGACAGCTCCGGGCCGGCGCCCATACGGATTTCGGCGCGATGACCCTGCTGGCCACGACCGAGGGCCGGGGAGGTCTCGAGGTGCAGATGGCCGACGGGCGCTGGGTGCCGGTGCTGCCGAAAGCGGGCGAGCTCGTGGTCAATCTGGGCGACATGATGCAGCGCTGGACCAACGACCGGTGGGTCTCCACCCTGCACCGGGTGGTGGTGCCGGATACCGGCGACGCCCAGAGCCGGCGCATGTCGATCGGCTACTTCGTGCACCCGAATTTCGACGCCGAGATCCGCTGCGTGCCGACCTGCCTGCGGGACGGCGAGGGCGCGCGCTATCCGACGATCACCGCCGGCGAGCACATCCGCCGCAAGATCGACGCCAGCCACAAGGCGGCATAG
- a CDS encoding ABC transporter substrate-binding protein has translation MRKQLFAGLLAGAVALTAMPMATRADDRPELVIAMAAMQRAHPAIAESNFDSRVIKSVMDGLLNRDWLNGPNGNDGTEIVAGLLTKWDRISDTEWEFKVRQGVKFHNGRPMTAEDVAFTISEERLWGEKALEPHSLGSSIAGVEIVDPETIRVKTKYPDPVFLHRLAHVIGHVIPAKEYRELGPEGFAAAPIGTGPYKWVRMAADEEIVLEAFDDYWGDKPPLKRITFKAVPETSARIAGLVTGEYDIITSVPPDQAELIDREANYETRTIEVENMHHLTFMTGCGQENQACDRKSAVHDPRVRKAMILAVDRQKIADRLWNGMAKVPAGPNWEMYGKLFDAGRKPLPYDPEQAKALLKEAGYDGKEIVVAVTAGYYVNGDRAVQVMMQMWQQVGLNVRLQFVENWSQMRPYGWQDLWLNSSNIRIPDPLTPFWWRFGEPSATYASNKLVAVSDDYKRVGNTLEHTLDEDTRIAAFKEGLDIWQRDNPAIIMYRPLEIYGVRKDIKWTPYSFYWMDFRANNFSVKSGS, from the coding sequence ATGAGAAAGCAACTATTCGCAGGATTGCTGGCGGGCGCCGTCGCGCTCACGGCAATGCCCATGGCCACCCGTGCCGACGACCGCCCGGAGCTCGTCATCGCCATGGCGGCGATGCAGCGCGCCCACCCGGCGATCGCGGAATCGAACTTCGACAGCCGGGTCATCAAGTCCGTGATGGACGGCCTGCTGAACCGCGACTGGCTCAACGGCCCGAACGGCAATGACGGCACGGAGATCGTTGCCGGCCTCCTCACTAAGTGGGATCGGATCTCCGACACCGAGTGGGAGTTCAAGGTCCGCCAGGGCGTGAAGTTCCACAATGGCCGTCCGATGACCGCCGAGGACGTGGCCTTCACCATCTCCGAGGAGCGCCTGTGGGGCGAGAAGGCCCTGGAGCCGCACTCCCTGGGTTCCAGCATCGCCGGTGTCGAGATCGTCGATCCCGAGACGATCCGGGTGAAGACCAAATATCCCGACCCGGTCTTCCTGCACCGACTGGCCCATGTGATCGGCCATGTGATCCCGGCCAAGGAATACCGCGAGCTCGGCCCGGAAGGATTCGCCGCCGCGCCGATCGGCACCGGCCCCTACAAGTGGGTCCGCATGGCCGCCGACGAGGAGATCGTCCTGGAGGCGTTCGACGACTACTGGGGCGACAAGCCGCCGCTGAAGCGCATCACCTTCAAGGCGGTGCCGGAGACCTCCGCCCGCATCGCCGGTCTGGTCACCGGCGAGTACGACATCATCACCTCGGTGCCGCCGGACCAGGCCGAGCTGATCGACCGGGAGGCGAATTACGAGACCCGGACGATCGAGGTGGAGAACATGCACCACCTCACCTTCATGACTGGCTGCGGCCAGGAGAACCAGGCCTGTGACCGGAAGTCCGCGGTGCATGATCCGCGCGTGCGCAAGGCGATGATCCTGGCGGTCGACCGGCAGAAGATCGCCGACCGGCTGTGGAACGGCATGGCCAAGGTGCCGGCCGGTCCGAACTGGGAGATGTACGGCAAGCTGTTCGACGCCGGTCGCAAGCCCCTGCCCTACGACCCGGAGCAGGCCAAGGCGCTGCTGAAGGAGGCCGGCTACGACGGCAAGGAGATCGTCGTCGCCGTCACCGCCGGCTACTACGTGAACGGCGACCGCGCCGTGCAGGTCATGATGCAGATGTGGCAGCAGGTCGGCCTGAACGTCCGCCTGCAATTCGTGGAGAACTGGTCCCAGATGCGGCCCTATGGCTGGCAGGATCTGTGGCTGAACTCCTCCAACATCCGCATTCCGGACCCGCTGACCCCGTTCTGGTGGCGCTTCGGCGAGCCGTCGGCCACCTACGCCAGCAACAAGCTGGTCGCCGTCAGCGACGACTACAAGCGGGTCGGCAACACCCTGGAGCACACCCTCGACGAGGACACCCGGATCGCCGCCTTCAAAGAAGGCCTCGACATCTGGCAGCGCGATAACCCGGCCATCATCATGTACCGCCCGCTGGAGATCTACGGCGTGCGCAAGGACATCAAGTGGACGCCCTACAGCTTCTACTGGATGGATTTCCGGGCGAACAACTTCTCGGTCAAAAGCGGTAGCTGA
- a CDS encoding metallophosphoesterase family protein, with protein sequence MSSFRLVMLSDTHVSRTHPFFFHNWEVALEAANALSPDIALICGDVTFNGPDVADDLTFGAEQIARLSAPVIRTVPGNHDVGYSPATVSMRQLMTPGRRDAWIDSFGADFWSLDHGDWRFVGLNPFLFESGQDAEAEQEAMLTDALTGHDRPVGVFLHVPPFAHDPAETDEATTGTLRPAARKRLLDICTGAGSVRFMASGHLHRDKRMRFHDIEFIWAPGTAFMSSGPRSAAWGGEPWVGFLDFRFDGDRYTVEKVEPQDMLNIDLRNWARGEAHRYFDIAGQPFRTAR encoded by the coding sequence ATGTCGAGCTTTCGTCTCGTGATGCTGTCCGACACCCATGTCAGCCGGACGCACCCGTTCTTCTTTCACAACTGGGAGGTCGCCCTGGAGGCGGCCAACGCGCTCAGCCCGGATATCGCGCTGATCTGCGGCGACGTCACGTTCAACGGCCCCGACGTGGCCGACGACCTGACCTTCGGTGCCGAGCAGATCGCCCGCTTGTCGGCCCCGGTGATCCGCACGGTGCCGGGCAACCACGATGTCGGCTACTCGCCGGCCACCGTGTCCATGCGCCAGCTCATGACCCCCGGTCGGCGCGACGCCTGGATCGACAGCTTCGGCGCCGATTTCTGGTCCTTGGACCATGGCGACTGGCGCTTCGTCGGCCTGAATCCCTTCCTCTTCGAAAGCGGCCAGGACGCCGAGGCGGAGCAGGAGGCGATGCTGACCGACGCCCTGACCGGACACGACCGGCCGGTCGGCGTCTTCCTGCATGTTCCTCCCTTCGCCCACGACCCGGCGGAAACCGACGAGGCCACGACCGGCACCCTGCGCCCGGCCGCCCGCAAGCGTCTGCTCGACATCTGCACCGGGGCGGGCTCGGTGCGGTTCATGGCGAGCGGGCACCTGCACCGCGACAAGCGGATGCGGTTCCACGACATCGAGTTCATCTGGGCGCCGGGCACCGCCTTCATGTCGAGCGGGCCGCGCTCGGCGGCCTGGGGCGGCGAGCCCTGGGTCGGCTTCCTGGATTTCCGCTTCGACGGCGACCGCTACACCGTCGAGAAGGTCGAGCCCCAGGACATGCTGAACATCGACCTGCGCAACTGGGCCCGCGGCGAGGCCCACCGCTATTTCGATATCGCCGGCCAGCCGTTCCGCACCGCCCGGTGA
- a CDS encoding serine hydrolase: MRLSRRRFTTATSLLLAAPFVVPGLAAAQTQATEIAEAARAFPRLHSVLVQRGGEVVLAKSYRGPGLDRPANIKSCSKSIVALLLGIAIDRGEIPGVHAPLSEIAPDLVPRDATPGAGSITVQDLVTMRAGLGATSGPEYGAWVASENWVAYALRRPMVGAPGGRMIYSTGSSHVLGAALAKAVGDSLLTQARHRLGDPLGIDIPAWTRDPQGYYLGGNQMALTPRAMLRLALLMRDGGRVDGTQVVSQDWVEASAQPRTVSPWSGLGYGYGWFLSDSGYRIARGYGGQVIAANPARDLAVAITSDPGEPARSQGYFGELMEFLDGPVLQA, from the coding sequence ATGAGGCTCAGCCGACGCCGTTTCACCACCGCCACCTCCCTGCTGCTCGCCGCCCCCTTCGTGGTGCCGGGCCTGGCGGCCGCCCAGACGCAGGCCACGGAAATCGCGGAGGCCGCCCGGGCATTCCCGAGGCTGCATTCGGTGCTCGTGCAGCGCGGCGGCGAGGTCGTCCTTGCCAAATCCTATCGCGGCCCCGGCCTGGATCGGCCGGCGAACATCAAGTCCTGCTCCAAGAGCATCGTCGCCCTGCTGCTCGGCATCGCCATCGATCGGGGCGAGATCCCGGGCGTTCATGCGCCCCTGTCGGAGATCGCCCCCGATCTGGTCCCGCGCGACGCCACCCCCGGCGCGGGATCGATCACGGTGCAGGATCTGGTGACGATGCGGGCGGGCCTCGGCGCCACCTCCGGGCCGGAATACGGCGCCTGGGTCGCGTCGGAGAACTGGGTCGCCTATGCCCTGCGCCGGCCGATGGTCGGCGCGCCCGGCGGCCGGATGATCTACTCCACCGGATCGAGCCACGTGCTCGGCGCCGCATTGGCGAAGGCGGTGGGCGACAGCCTGCTGACCCAGGCGCGCCACCGTCTGGGCGATCCGCTGGGCATCGACATCCCGGCCTGGACCCGCGACCCGCAGGGCTACTATCTCGGCGGCAACCAGATGGCCCTCACGCCCCGGGCGATGCTGCGCCTGGCCCTGCTGATGCGCGACGGGGGACGGGTCGACGGCACCCAGGTGGTGTCGCAGGACTGGGTAGAAGCCTCGGCCCAGCCCCGCACCGTGTCGCCCTGGTCCGGGCTCGGCTACGGCTATGGGTGGTTCCTGTCGGACAGCGGCTACCGGATCGCCCGGGGCTATGGCGGGCAGGTCATCGCCGCCAATCCGGCCCGCGACCTGGCGGTGGCGATCACCTCGGACCCTGGCGAACCGGCCCGCTCCCAGGGCTATTTCGGCGAGTTGATGGAGTTCCTCGACGGCCCGGTCCTCCAGGCCTAG